In Candidatus Woesearchaeota archaeon, the following are encoded in one genomic region:
- a CDS encoding replication factor C small subunit — MKESTIWTEKYRPQTFNQVRGQVHVVGKLKAFVKEKNMPHVLFAGPAGVGKTTLSLVVAKQLFGDSWSDNFLELNASDERGIDVIRNKVKDFARTKALGDVPFKIIYLDECDALTKEAQQALRRTMENYTASCRFILSCNYSSKIIDPIQSRCAVFKFKPIEKEEIFKLIDVIAQQEDLTISNDAKQAIYEASHGDLRRVENILQSTATFDKTITEDAVFSIASLAKPKELEHVFDACAKKDFNIARKVLLNIMLQYGMSGLDIVIQLQKEIWNATGFNKHTKLDFVKACGETEFRMVEGSDEYIQLESLLANLILLVENE, encoded by the coding sequence ATGAAAGAAAGCACTATTTGGACTGAAAAATATAGACCTCAAACGTTTAATCAAGTTCGTGGTCAAGTGCATGTAGTTGGAAAACTCAAAGCGTTTGTAAAAGAAAAAAACATGCCTCACGTATTATTTGCTGGTCCTGCTGGCGTTGGTAAAACAACCCTTTCGCTTGTTGTTGCTAAGCAATTATTTGGTGATTCTTGGAGCGATAATTTCCTTGAGCTTAATGCTAGTGATGAGCGCGGTATTGATGTTATTCGAAATAAAGTTAAGGACTTTGCAAGAACTAAAGCGCTAGGCGATGTGCCTTTTAAAATTATTTATCTTGATGAGTGTGACGCGTTAACGAAAGAAGCGCAACAAGCACTACGTCGAACCATGGAAAACTACACTGCATCATGTCGTTTTATTCTTTCATGTAATTATTCTTCTAAAATTATTGATCCTATTCAATCACGTTGTGCAGTATTTAAATTTAAACCAATTGAAAAAGAAGAGATTTTCAAACTCATCGATGTTATTGCTCAACAAGAAGACTTAACCATTAGTAATGACGCTAAACAAGCTATTTATGAAGCAAGTCATGGTGATCTTCGTCGCGTTGAAAATATTTTGCAAAGTACAGCAACGTTTGATAAAACAATCACCGAAGATGCAGTATTTTCTATTGCCTCATTAGCTAAACCTAAAGAACTTGAGCACGTATTCGACGCATGTGCTAAAAAAGATTTTAATATAGCTCGAAAAGTGCTTCTTAATATTATGCTCCAATATGGCATGAGTGGTCTTGATATAGTTATTCAGTTGCAAAAAGAAATTTGGAATGCTACTGGTTTTAACAAACATACCAAACTTGATTTTGTGAAAGCCTGTGGCGAAACAGAATTTCGAATGGTTGAAGGTAGCGATGAATACATTCAATTAGAGTCTTTACTTGCTAATCTTATTCTCCTCGTTGAAAACGAGTAA